In Deltaproteobacteria bacterium, one genomic interval encodes:
- a CDS encoding EAL domain-containing protein, whose protein sequence is MAPIADLYAEICAEFSRQGALGVLYVDCSALDEVERVYGEQAHSGALAAVADHVAGACLDVFGRREPLARGEAGRGEVLCFAAREPRDIDFHAKGMPALERAVRERLTRNAQRVAYPYLRKLPVLPIGTAFVQRNPIVAALSQLRRGMDEARDDASLNARLERRTRRREFLDVLVRGKLHSVYEPVVDAKSLTVFGYEALIRGTEGGAFASPLELFGIAAEEELLFELDCQCRRAAIEGAIGFPEGAKLFMNIRPTAIHDPSFQPDALTRTLERCGLAPGDVVFEISEQESIENYEIFREARDNYGKLGFQFALDDTGAGYASLEAVLELAPEFIKVDRAFVRGIDQDSARQNMVRAFQAIARDMNSRIIGEGLDTLEELRTLGQMGIPFGQGWLFGKPAPLRAEGG, encoded by the coding sequence TTGGCGCCAATCGCCGATCTGTACGCCGAGATCTGCGCGGAGTTCTCCCGCCAGGGGGCGCTCGGGGTGCTCTACGTCGACTGCTCGGCGCTCGACGAGGTCGAGCGCGTGTACGGCGAGCAGGCCCATTCGGGGGCGCTCGCGGCGGTGGCCGATCATGTCGCCGGCGCATGTCTCGACGTCTTCGGCCGGCGCGAGCCGCTGGCGAGAGGGGAGGCCGGCCGCGGCGAGGTGCTGTGCTTCGCCGCGCGCGAGCCGCGCGACATCGACTTCCACGCCAAGGGCATGCCCGCGCTCGAGCGCGCCGTGCGCGAGCGCCTGACGCGAAACGCCCAGCGTGTCGCCTACCCGTACCTGCGCAAGCTGCCGGTGCTGCCGATCGGCACCGCGTTCGTGCAGCGCAATCCGATCGTCGCCGCGCTCTCCCAGCTGCGCCGCGGCATGGACGAGGCGCGCGACGACGCGAGCCTGAACGCCCGGCTCGAGCGCCGCACGCGGCGGCGCGAGTTCCTCGACGTCCTGGTCCGCGGCAAGCTGCACTCGGTGTACGAGCCGGTGGTCGACGCGAAGTCGCTCACGGTCTTCGGCTACGAGGCCCTGATCCGCGGCACCGAGGGCGGCGCGTTCGCCTCGCCCTTGGAGCTGTTCGGGATCGCGGCCGAGGAGGAGCTGCTCTTCGAGCTCGACTGCCAGTGCCGCCGCGCTGCGATCGAGGGTGCGATCGGCTTCCCGGAAGGCGCGAAGCTGTTCATGAACATCCGCCCGACCGCGATCCACGATCCGAGCTTCCAGCCCGACGCGCTGACGCGCACGCTCGAGCGCTGCGGACTCGCGCCGGGCGACGTGGTCTTCGAGATCTCCGAGCAGGAGTCGATCGAGAACTACGAGATCTTCCGCGAGGCGCGCGACAACTACGGAAAGCTCGGATTCCAGTTCGCGCTCGACGACACCGGCGCGGGCTACGCGAGCCTCGAGGCCGTGCTCGAGCTCGCGCCAGAGTTCATCAAGGTCGACCGCGCGTTCGTGCGCGGCATCGACCAGGACTCCGCGCGCCAGAACATGGTCCGCGCGTTCCAGGCGATCGCGCGCGACATGAACTCGCGCATCATCGGCGAGGGCCTCGACACCCTCGAAGAGCTGCGCACGCTCGGCCAGATGGGCATCCCGTTCGGCCAGGGCTGGCTGTTCGGCAAGCCCGCCCCGCTCCGCGCAGAAGGCGGCTAG